The nucleotide window GTGAAGTCTGAAAAGGCTGACCCCTGTGTAGAGGCTACCCCCTCTATCattataaaaaagagagagaaaaacagggCGTCCGTTCCTTGTGAAGGCCCTGCGGTGAAGGAGAAGAGGAGAACAGATAAGGAAGAGACCAACGTCAAGACTGAAAAGAGAGGTACGAGACAGAAAACAGGAACACAATCAGAACACTTTTCCCACAAtcagacatttattttaacattttggaCGTTACCTGTAGAAGTCTCACAAAGCTGGATTTGTAAAAGAAagctttactgttttttttttatcctttttttgtttaacagcAGACTTTTTCAGTCGTTACATTTTGGGCCGTCTGCTGGGGAAAGGAGGATGTGGTGCAGTCCACGCAGGAGTTCGCAAATCAGACGGTAAAAAGGTAAATATCAGCAAATATAGAGTTAACAGGCACTGCTGAATACACCACTTGTAGATCAGTAGATATTACTGCCGGTAATAGACAGAGTTGTTTCGCTTCTAAGTAAGTTGGAAATTGTACTAATGTTAGATGAGAGCAGtgaaattaaatatacagttcTGTGTTACAGGTGGCCGTAAAGTTTATGCGCAAACCTAGAATTGACACCTACATCACCCTCGTAAGAGAActtaaaacttgtttttgtgattttttttagatgaaacaTGTGATGGGGAAAAGTAACACACCTCCTTAAACACAGTTTTACTTTTCAATCATTATTAGATGACCAATATAACACTTGACATCACACATCTGTCCTACTGTAACTATATCTATTGTGTTTTTAGCCTGGGGACACACGCAGACTCCCTCTTGAGGTGGCACTCATGAAGCTCGTGTGCGAGCCACCTCGCTGTCCCTTGGTCATTGAATTGGTGGAATGGCACGAGACATCCACACATGTCATCCTGGTCCTGGAGCGGCCCGAACCCTGCACTGACCTCTTCGACTACTGCGAAAATGAAACTATGTCTGAATCAATGGCTCGCATCATCACACGGCAAGTTATTAACGCTGCACATCACTGTAGTGACCGGGGTGTCTTCCATCGGGACATCAAGGCGGAAAACATTCTGCTGAACCCTCGTACTCTCGAGATAAAGCTGATCGATTTCGGCTGTGGAGATCTGCTGAAGAACACCCCCTACACGGAATATGCAGGTAATTGTAGCTTTAAGATGAGCTGATTTGATAGGAATTCATGGTGGATCGTTTTTGTAACCTTAATGCAACACTTCTTCTCCGTCTTCCATTTAGGCACGACGACTTTCTGTCCACCCGAATGGATCGTCAAAGGAGAGTACGAGGCGGAACCTGCCACCGTCTGGGGTCTTGGTGTATTCCTGTACCAACTGTTATGTGGAGAAGAGCTTTTCAGTGAAGCCAAAGATGTTGTAAATGGCCACGTGGACTTTCCTGATCATCTGTCTGAGGGTAAGAAAAATACAGATGCTTTACATTCTAACCCGTACACAAAGCTGGAAAACCTCCACAGCAAAATGGTTAGAAAGAAAACTAATTAAGAAAAAGCCTACATGacagaaaatataaacatttaaagttttaGAAGGTTAGAAAAGTTCATTTTTAACCACTTATGTTAATGCATACACAGCTTCCTGCAGTCTGATAAAGTTGTGCCTACAACGAGACCCTAAAAGACGACCAACACTCAAGCAGATCCTGTCACATCAGTGGTTCTGTGTTCAGGAGGCCAGGGAGAAACAGTGACACAAAAGGAAAAAGCACCTGGAGGCAGCAAGAATCTCCTCAGTaccttattgtgtgtgtataatgtgttgcaatgactgttaaaataaaagGCTTACtcatactgtaaaatgtaaataacaatatgtaaaaaatgtgttaaaaaaatgtaaattgtaataaacttaaatttattttttaataatactggTTCATGtctgtgttcgtgtgtgtatgttggAGACACAGCCAGAGTGGCTAATTGGGACGTGCTAATTGGGAAATGTTTATCATATTTTGTCAGCCAAAgtgttatttaacattaatagcATGTTATACTTGTATATGTAACTTAATTTTAAAGAATAGTCCATGCATGCAGTAAAGCGAccctttcattaaaaaattttgcCTTAGTGAAGAGCATAAGTGTTCTGAGACAATATGTGGTCTATTCTATGAAAACCCAGctaaagtcttttatttttttagagccATTCAGTGGTTTTACATTAAACCATTTTACAAGAGTTTTCTGTAGAAAACAgtgaatcacaaaaaaaataaaaataaatctaaaaagattTAGATGGGTTTTCACAGACAATGTTATGTATACCAGAATACACACagtttttttgcagtttgttgCAGTACAATttctaaagaacagtcactacacttggacataaaatgaaaaaaaaagttttattgtgcatgcacacacacggtcacaatGATATAGTGAACAAGTAGACgcatgcatggatgttgactatgAGAGTAACGATGCGTACTGAGGCTGAGtgtgggagatgattacccacaatcccatagcgtgagagagagaagaaccattggctcagctgTGATCATGCGACGCTCTGCAGACATACATATACAGACAGATATACGTACTACAGTACTTGTAAATCAAGACAAGATTCGagttaaaagttattaaaaaaaattgctaaatgcTCGCAAGTTTCTTGCAATCCAAGATTCCAatgtattgccaaaagtatttgttaGTCTGCCGTCACATGCGTATGAACTTGTTTAACCTCCAATTCTAAATCCCTAACGTTTAATATGATGATGGCttaccctttgcagctataaaagCTTCAACTATTCTCGGGAGGCCCACAAGGTttatgagtgtgtttatggaaatttttcgaccattcttccagaaaagcatttgtgaggtcagacactgatgttgaacgagaaggcctggctcgctcGAATTCATTCTCAAAGGTGTTCTTTCGGGTTGCAGGTCAGTCAAGTCTTTATGGACTTTGCATTGTgtactggtgcgcagtcatgttagAACAGGAAGGGgtcgtccccaaactgttcccacaaagttgggagtaTTAAATTGTCCCAAATGGCTTGTTATTCTGAAGtgttaagagttcctttcactggagcTAAGGGGCCGAgtccaactcctgaaaaacaacttcaCATCATAAGAAGTACCGTTCTCCTCGCAAACCCAGACTCTTCCATGGGAGTGCCAGATAGAGAAGCCTGATTCATTACTTCAGAGAACACATTTCCACTGTTCTAGAGTCCAGTAGCGGCATGCTTTACACCACCCCATCACTTAGTGATGTAGGGCTTGGATGCAGTAACTCGGCTATGGAAACCCATTCCATGAAGCTCTCTACGCACAGTTCTTGAGCTAATCTAAAGAACTCAaagtttggaggtctgtagctaTTGACACTGCAGAAAGTTGGTGACGTCTGTGCACCATGCGTTTCATAAGTGTGGTCCATTGTTGTTTTGTGGTACTTCATTTAAGACGTAAAAGCTTTAATATTTTGTTCCATTTTCTTCTGAATTCTTTGAGATGTTGAGATCGGTTTGGGACTTTGTTTGTATACTGCATGTATTTTTTCCGTAGCAGGTTTTAAGTTCAGTATGCTTTGGTAAGCTTTATTTCTCATCTCTTGATTTCTTAGCAATGAGTAAGAAATAACCGAAAATTAGATCCTCTGACCCCGCTCTGTGATTTTCCATGGCCTACCACATTGTGGCTGAGTTGATGTCGTTTCTTAATCgcttccactttgttataaATTTCCTAACAGTTAactgtggaatatttagtagTAAGGAAATTTCACGACTTATTGCACAGGTGACATCCTATCACGGTACCATGCTGGAATTCACTGAACTCCTGAGAGCAACCCATacttttacaaatgtttgtaagagCGGTCTGCATGCCTGGGTGCTTGATTTAATACACCTGTAACCATGAAAGTGAttggaacacctgaattcaatgatTTGGATAAGTGATGAATACTTTTACTGCTGGTTAAATTTGGATAAGGAAACTGGTAATTTAGAAgagaaataattacattttaagacAAATGAGAGATAAATTCAACATAttatttggaataaaaataaataaataaggaaatacACTGTGTAAGACAATGTCTTAcagaaagtgttttgttttttcaaacatAATCCAAAAAGCGATTACTGAATTAataaacagagagagggaggggtaAACAAAAGGAGGAAGTCCATCCGCTTCAGATCTCTCAAGCCAGGAGTTGAAAATGACTTTCCAATTAACCATATTTCCACTAAAATTAATGTGTTGTCCAGTAACAACATTTTTAATCACAGTATTTAAATACCTAATTATATAACTGTGTAAAATGATATTCCTTTCATTTGTGTAGTGGCATTAATTCACACTTGGGACTAGTAAATTTTAGACAAACGCTTTACTACATTCACAGCATGGGTCAACGGGTTTGGTCTTTTAAAAATAAGGTAGTGCTaaaggctaaatcccaaatccctctctgtCCGATAATCAAGTGCACTACTTGTTGTGTTAAACATGTTACAGTATTCTACACCCTCGTGCACTAGCTTTCGATTTAACAGTATTTGGGGATTTAACACCGGAAGCTGGAAGTGAACAGAGCGGAttttctaaagcagaataagtggaaatatgaagagaaacttatgagatttaaaactacttttcaCCTCTGTGGTCTTTACTTCATTTTTAAAGATTgagaaattgtatttatttacactaGCTTTTTCTTTGCACAGTGAATCTTACAATCTTACTTTATTACAGAGCCCCCTGGTAACATTGGGGAGAAAAACATGTCTGGAGCTTAAATGATGATTAACAATATTACTTGCAAGCTGCATGTCCATATTAATGATGCTGTTTGCGATGTTAGGATCTATTTGCTACACAAActttgtccactagatggcagtataACGAGCTCTTAAATAAAGTGTCATGGAATGAAACTTTTTGGTGAAAATATTGTCTGGGAATCCTCGACACCTAAATGAGACTTTATCTCGCCATCACAGCAGCACGGGGCAGATCCTGTTCATCGGCTTAATAAACTCAGGCATCGGCCgatgtgattatttaaaaatatgggGGGTTTAGTCCAGATTAATCGACCGACCTCTAGTATTTACTACACACTGTAGTAAcctgtagtatttattatagtaattttAGTACAGTAAGGTTTAAAACCACTGTAGGATATTTTCTTCTTATGAATTGAAGGGAGATAATTTAGGACGTTGTTTATAAACTTTAGGCTGATTCTCCTGCTGCATCTTTCAAATTGTGCAGAAGCGTCTTTAGAacatgatgatgtcacagagcCCAAGCTACTCACAACACATCGCTTACAGACAGAGaaaagcacagagagagagagagagagagagagagagattttacacatttattttaccacactaaattctgtaaaaaattacaaacgTGATGACTCTCTGTTGTCCAGCAAACAGtaagtttatttttactattgttGTGTGGAAAAAACATTAATTCTTAATGTACACGTTGAGGATGGGGACATGATGTTCTCACCACCTTCTGAGAGAGCAGTACATTAAACACTAGTTTATATAGTAGCTGTAGTAGGAAGAATCATTAAATATCAGTAGGAATATGACTTATACCATGATGTCCGTCCTgaatttatgtataaatatgcGAATAGAAATTAAGGCTTAAGTCTCACTCGGTTTAGGGATGGAATTAAATCATATCAAGAAAATGTAAGACTTCTGAAGTGTATCCCTTCATGATGAAAGTGACTATATATGATTATGTGTATCAGTCAGTCCTAGTaatgtataaaattatttcataaGCGGACCCACCCTTTACTGGAAAAGAAAGGACAGAGTATCTCATGAAGAGAAAAAGGTTGAATCTTGAGGAAGAATCTGATCTCCAGCCCAAGATGAGAAGAGGGTCAGAAGAGATGGATGTGAAGTCTGAAAAGGCTGACACCTGTGTAGAGGCAACCCCCTCTATCattataaaaaagagagagaaaaacagggCGTCCGTTCCTTGTGAAGGCCCTGAGGTGAAGGAGAAGAGGAGAACAGAGAAGGAAGAGACCAACGTGAAGACTGAAAAGAGAGGTACGAGACAGAAAACAGGAACACAATCAGAACACTTTTTCCACAATTAGACATTTATTTCAACATTTTGGACGTTACCTGTAGAAGTCTCACAAAGCTGGATTTGTAAAAGAAagctttactgttttttttttatcctttttttgtttaacagcAGACTTTTTCAGTCGTTACATTTTGGGCCGTCTGCTGGGGAAAGGAGGATGTGGTGCAGTCCACGCAGGAGTTCGCAAATCAGACGGTAAAAAGGTAAATATCAGCAAATATAGAGTTAACAGGCACTGCTGAATACACCACTTGTAGATCAGTAGATATTACTGCCGGTAATAGACAGAGTTGTTTCGCTTCTAAGTAAGTTGGAAATTGTACTAATGTTGGATGAGAGCAGtgaaattaaatatacagttcTGTGTTACAGGTGGCCGTAAAGTTTATGCGCAAACCTAGAATTGACACCTACATCACCCTCGTAAGAGAActtaaaacttgtttttgtgattttttttagatgaaacaTGTGATGGGGAAAAGTAACACACCTCCTTAAACACAGTTTTACTTTTCAATCATTATTAGATGACCAATATAACACTTGACATCACACATCTGTCCTACTGTAACTATATCTATTGTGTTTTTAGCCT belongs to Clarias gariepinus isolate MV-2021 ecotype Netherlands chromosome 2, CGAR_prim_01v2, whole genome shotgun sequence and includes:
- the LOC128540739 gene encoding serine/threonine-protein kinase pim-2-like — translated: MKRKRLNLEEESDLQPKMRRGSEEMDVKSEKADPCVEATPSIIIKKREKNRASVPCEGPAVKEKRRTDKEETNVKTEKRADFFSRYILGRLLGKGGCGAVHAGVRKSDGKKVAVKFMRKPRIDTYITLPGDTRRLPLEVALMKLVCEPPRCPLVIELVEWHETSTHVILVLERPEPCTDLFDYCENETMSESMARIITRQVINAAHHCSDRGVFHRDIKAENILLNPRTLEIKLIDFGCGDLLKNTPYTEYAGTTTFCPPEWIVKGEYEAEPATVWGLGVFLYQLLCGEELFSEAKDVVNGHVDFPDHLSEASCSLIKLCLQRDPKRRPTLKQILSHQWFCVQEAREKQ